A region from the Pontixanthobacter aestiaquae genome encodes:
- the rsmH gene encoding 16S rRNA (cytosine(1402)-N(4))-methyltransferase RsmH gives MTPASASAPHIPVLLKEVIAALAPQEGDIIIDATFGAGGYTRALLDAGATVHAFDRDPDAIASGSKWPEAQERPPRLVLHARRFSAMVAAMAEAGVTRIDGITMDIGVSSMQLDRAERGFAFSSDGPLDMRMSQDGESAADFLNAAEESTIADVLYQYGEERQSRRVARAIVAARPLATTGDLARVVRKALGYRADAQSKRAPKDPATRSFQAVRIHVNAELEELKEGLEAAEQLLGEGGRLAVVSFHSLEDRIVKRYLKDASGSTGGSRYLPEIEQAPAIYREISKAIKAGDAEVNDNPRARSAVLRHAIRTDAPAREAA, from the coding sequence ATGACCCCCGCTTCTGCTAGTGCACCGCATATCCCTGTGCTGCTGAAAGAAGTTATCGCAGCGCTCGCTCCACAAGAGGGCGACATCATTATTGATGCCACCTTCGGCGCGGGCGGATATACGCGCGCGTTGCTCGACGCCGGTGCGACGGTTCATGCGTTCGACCGTGATCCCGATGCAATCGCCAGCGGATCGAAGTGGCCCGAAGCGCAGGAACGGCCTCCGCGTCTGGTGCTGCACGCACGCCGTTTTTCCGCAATGGTCGCAGCGATGGCCGAAGCTGGCGTGACGCGTATCGACGGTATCACAATGGATATCGGTGTATCCTCGATGCAGCTCGATCGGGCTGAGCGCGGGTTCGCGTTTTCGTCCGACGGACCGCTCGATATGCGTATGTCTCAAGATGGCGAAAGCGCGGCGGATTTCCTGAACGCTGCTGAAGAGAGCACCATCGCCGATGTACTTTACCAATATGGCGAGGAGCGTCAGTCGCGCCGCGTGGCCCGCGCAATCGTAGCCGCGCGTCCGCTGGCGACGACCGGCGATCTGGCGCGCGTGGTGCGTAAAGCCCTCGGCTACCGCGCCGACGCCCAATCGAAGCGGGCTCCCAAAGATCCCGCAACGCGCAGCTTCCAGGCGGTTCGTATCCATGTGAATGCCGAACTGGAAGAATTGAAAGAAGGCCTCGAAGCTGCCGAGCAATTGTTGGGTGAAGGCGGGCGGCTGGCCGTAGTAAGCTTCCACAGTCTCGAAGATCGGATCGTCAAACGGTATCTGAAAGATGCATCGGGCAGTACTGGCGGTTCGCGCTATTTGCCCGAGATCGAGCAGGCGCCTGCGATTTACAGAGAAATCTCCAAAGCGATCAAAGCGGGCGATGCAGAGGTCAATGATAACCCGCGCGCTCGTTCGGCGGTGCTGCGGCATGCAATTCGCACTGACGCTCCAGCGAGAGAAGCAGCGTGA